A single Terriglobia bacterium DNA region contains:
- a CDS encoding type II and III secretion system protein family protein, translated as MTALRFWFALSLVIVLGLQALGQQQPAAGATQAPVAESTQTSATASAEAQTLHILAGRSVIVNTQARLKRILVSNPAVVETTTVSPTQLVITAKVPGTASLVLWDETGRARILDINANVDVAALREALQEAYPNEDIRVEADQGRVILSGKASTTAVSEGAVKLASTYSQSVVNSLIIPPPPHAKEIMLKVRFAEVDRSKAQQLGLNIFSLGAANTIGSVTTQQFGPPAITMTGGTNQNQIQTTFSDLLNLFVYRPDINLGATIKALEAKNILQILAEPNLLARSGEKASFIAGGEFPYPVVQGTGTQGGALAVTIQFRPYGVKLDFTGTVNPDNTVRLKVAPEVSTLDYANSLTFQGFVVPAISTRRAETDVELKDGQSFGIAGLLDNRTTVQMSKIPGIGDIPILGTLFKSRNISKSNTELVVIVTPVIVDPIHGPVEVPATPKGPFSNLDVPKYDDAVTGHKPGNNGQQNKQ; from the coding sequence GTGACAGCTTTGCGGTTCTGGTTTGCACTCTCTCTGGTGATCGTGCTGGGTTTGCAAGCATTAGGACAGCAGCAGCCTGCGGCGGGAGCTACGCAAGCTCCTGTCGCAGAGTCAACCCAGACTTCGGCTACAGCTTCGGCCGAGGCCCAAACATTGCACATACTGGCGGGGCGTTCCGTTATTGTGAACACTCAGGCGAGGCTGAAGCGGATTCTGGTCAGCAATCCTGCAGTAGTCGAAACGACTACGGTCAGTCCCACGCAACTGGTTATCACCGCCAAAGTTCCGGGCACAGCCAGCCTGGTCCTTTGGGATGAAACGGGCAGGGCGAGAATTCTCGATATCAATGCCAATGTGGATGTTGCTGCTCTGCGTGAAGCTCTGCAGGAGGCATACCCGAACGAGGACATCCGCGTCGAAGCGGATCAGGGTCGCGTGATTCTGAGTGGTAAGGCCAGTACCACTGCTGTTTCGGAAGGAGCAGTCAAGTTAGCATCCACGTATTCGCAGTCGGTGGTGAACTCGTTGATCATTCCACCGCCGCCGCATGCGAAAGAAATCATGCTGAAGGTGCGATTCGCCGAAGTAGATCGGTCGAAGGCGCAGCAGCTAGGGCTGAATATCTTTAGCCTCGGGGCCGCTAATACGATCGGCAGTGTGACGACGCAGCAGTTTGGTCCGCCGGCCATCACAATGACAGGGGGCACCAATCAGAATCAAATCCAGACTACATTCAGCGATCTGCTGAACCTCTTCGTGTATCGGCCAGACATTAACCTTGGCGCGACGATCAAGGCTCTAGAGGCCAAGAATATTCTTCAAATATTGGCGGAGCCAAATCTACTGGCTAGAAGCGGAGAGAAGGCGAGCTTCATAGCGGGTGGAGAATTCCCATATCCAGTCGTACAAGGTACCGGAACGCAAGGCGGTGCGTTGGCTGTGACGATCCAGTTTCGTCCTTATGGCGTGAAACTGGACTTTACGGGAACGGTGAACCCGGACAACACGGTCCGACTCAAGGTGGCTCCAGAAGTGAGCACACTGGATTACGCAAACTCCCTCACGTTTCAGGGCTTCGTCGTTCCAGCCATCTCAACTCGGCGCGCCGAAACCGACGTGGAACTAAAGGATGGTCAGAGTTTCGGTATCGCGGGCCTGCTGGACAACCGGACAACCGTCCAGATGAGTAAGATTCCGGGAATAGGCGACATTCCGATACTCGGGACGTTATTCAAGTCGCGGAATATAAGTAAGAGCAATACGGAATTGGTCGTCATCGTAACGCCCGTGATCGTAGATCCCATTCATGGTCCTGTTGAAGTTCCCGCGACCCCGAAGGGTCCGTTTAGCAATCTTGACGTTCCGAAGTACGATGACGCGGTAACCGGGCACAAACCGGGAAATAACGGGCAGCAGAACAAACAATAA